The nucleotide sequence atctccgcctcccgggttcaggcaattctcctgcctcagcttcccgagtagctgggactacaggcgtgcaccaccatgcccggctaattttgtgtttttagtagagacggggtttcgccatgttggacaggctggtcttgaactcctgacctctggagTTCCTCAGGAGGAGTTctcggcctctccaagtgctgggattacaggcgtgagccatagcgccAGGCCTGCTCCTCTACTTCTAAAGAAATCGCCCAGGACTTCTCATCTTAAACCAGAAACAATAAGGAAACCCACTCCGTTGACTTTACAGCTTCTGTGTTGCTCTTCACAGCCCAAGTTTATAAAAGAGAGGCGTTTTCCGCCATCTGCATCCCCTCTTCTCACCCCTGCTTCCCGAAGGAGGCCCTGAGCGCCCAGCAGCCCTTGGTCCTGCATCCCCCTCCAGACATCTGAAGGGCCTGGCTCCGTCCACCCTGCCCGGATCCATCTCCCAGTGCCCGGATCTATCCCCTGTCCCCAGATCCATCCCCGCCTCCACGGATCCATCCCCACTGCCTGGATCTACTCTCCCCTGCCCAGCTCTATTCCCCCTACCTGGATCCATCCCCTTGcccatgcctggccccttcacGCTCTCTCCCCTGGGGCCCCACACATCCAAACCTACCTGGGCCCTCCTCTGGCACAAAGGGGCCTTCTCAGACCCACAGGTCCAAGTGGAtaatcctggctctgcttcccCTGGGGGTCTTCTGCGGCTGCCCCCACCCTGGGCTGAGTGAGCGGCCCCCATCACCCTGGCAGCTGAGCAGTGGGGCTCCTCACTCGCCCCAGCTGCAGGCGGGCCCTGGCCGTGGAAGCTCACAGGGGCTCTATCCCTGCAGAACGAATGGAATGCCTACTACGAGGAGGTGGTGTACGTCCTGGAGGAGATAGAGTACATGATCCAGAAGCTCCCCGAGTGGGCTGCGGATGAGCCCGTGGAGAAGACGCCCCAGACTCAGCAGGATGAGCTCTACATCCACTCGGAGCCTCTGGGCGTGGTCCTTGTCATCGGCACCTGGAACTACCCCTTCAACCTCACCATCCAGCCCATGGTGGGCGCCATCGCTGCAGGTGCATGGCCCTGTGGGAAGGGAAGCTGGGGGAGCACCGTCCACCACCACGGAGCCGAGCCAGGACGGGCTCAGGCCCGTGTGAAGAGTCCTGGGGTCAGATAAGGGTTTGCTGGGTCTGTCACGGGAGGCTGTGGGGACCACGCTATTTAGCCAGGCCTCTTGGTGCCTGAGGTCCAGTCAGGCTCAGGTGTCCGCACCTGATGATGGAGAGAGGGCCTGCCTTCCCCCACCCTTGGGGGGCTGGAGCTTCTGTTACCTAATATGCACCAGGGCTTCCTTCCTAGAAGGGGCCAGCGCTGTTCTACCATCCAGGCCCCCAGAGCCTCTCTCCCCTTTCTGCTTTTCCTCCAACATCTCAGCAACTCAGAGGGCCAGGTGGTGCAACTGTGGCCAGCGTGTGCCTGTGCGTGTCCCTCTGTCATGTGCCCGTGTGTGCTCCTGGCTGTGCCCCGTGGCATGTGCTTGTGTGCCAATAACTCTCCCATCCACTCTTCCGAGGACACACAATGGAGGGGAGGCTTCAGGTGTGGTCCTTGGGAGGGCAGAGCCTCTGGGTGAGGTACCCTGGGCATAGGCCTGGCTCTGTGTGCTCTGCAGGGAACGCGGTGGTCCTCAAGCCCTCGGAGCTGAGTGAGAACATGGCGAGCCTGCTGGCTACCATCATCCCCCAGTACCTGGACAAGGTGAGGTGCCCTCCGGGGCCTCATAACTCCATGGCCTCATAACTGAGCTGGGGCCAGGTATTTGGGGGATGAGAAATAGTGAATTCTTGCAGCAAGGGACCAAGCTGGTGGCGCTGAGGATGGTCCTTAGCAGCTGCCTTCTCTCATTGGGGTGAACAGAGCCCCTGGGCCAGGAAAGGGGGTCTACTGCCAGTtaccaccccctgcccccaaggTGGGGTGCTGGGCTTCGGGGCTGCTGGTCTCGGCCACTGCCCATCTACACTTGTGAGAGCGAGGAAGGGCTTGGTGTTCGCTGAGCCCCCCCCTCTCCTTGCTTGGAAGGATCTGTACCCAGTCATCAATGGGGGTGTCCCTGAGACCACGGAGCTGCTCAAGGAGAGGTTCGACCACATCCTGTACACGGGCAGCACGGGCGTAGGGAAGATCGTCATGACGGCTGCTGCCCAGCACCTGACCCCTGTCACGCTGGAGCTGGGAGGGAAGAGCCCCTGCTACGTGGACAAGAACTGTGGCCTGGACGTGGCCTGCCGGTGAGAGGCTCCGGCCTGCTGGCTGCAGCGGCCCTTACTCTGCCTTCCAGCACACATGACTGCACCTCACGCTGTGGGTCCACTCTGAGTAGCACAGACACTCCCTGCCTCACGGAGCAGTGGTCCTGGCAGAAACTCACATGGGGATAGGGGTGGGGACCAGGTGCACAGAAGACGCGTGGGGAGTcccagaaggcttcctggagggggAGAGGTCCAGGCTGAGCTCTGTTCGCTGAGTGGGCATCACTGGGGAAGTGGTACTccaagcagaggctgcagaaaaagCAACTGTGGGATGTTCAGGACACAAGGAACTGTACTGGGTCCAGCCCTCTGCTGGGGCAGGGCAATCTGAGTTCTGGAGAGCAGGCCCAGAGGGAGAAGAGCCACCGCCACTCGGGGTCTGGGGAAGATCCCGTATCTGCACCTCCCGACCCTAGCCAGGGCTGTGGCCACCTCCCTATCCCACATCTGTGGCCCCCAGAGATGTAGGGGAGCCTGAGTAGCAGTGACATCTGGCTGTGCAGGGCAAGGGCGTGATCAGGGAGCACGGAGGCTGCCCCCAACAGACGTCCTCTAGAAATTCCCTACCAGTCCCCGGTGAACACAATCGGGGCATTGGGTCTTCCTGGTCCAGTGTCTAGAAGTAAGCAGACCGCTTGGGAGGACTCACTGGTGGCAAGGTCACAGCCGATGGCTTCTGCTGACCAGAGAGCTCAAGGGTCTGCAAAACGAGGTGCAGCTCTTGGGGAACCTTTTGGATTTAGTCCAGTCTGGGACTTTCACAGACGCATCGCCTGGGGGAAATTCATGAACAGTGGCCAGACCTGCGTGGCCCCCGACTACATCCTCTGTGACCCCTCGATCCAGAACCAAATTGTGGAGAAACTCAAGAAGTCACTGAAAGTGAGTATGGGACCCTTGGCGGGGTGGGATGGGAAGCCTCCCATCACAAGGTGGGCCTGGCCCCTTAACTAACTTCTAGGGATTTGGAAACAgtggatttattttcttctaatataaatataatgcaagctaggcatggtggctcacacccataatcctgcactttgggaggtggaggctggaggatcacttgaggccagaagtttgagaccagtctgggtaacatagcaagatcccgtctttgcaaaaaatgtttttaaattagccaaccatggtggatgggtggtgcatgcctgttgtctcagctacttggaaggctgcggtgaggctggaggattggttgggtccaggagttcgaggcggcagtgagctatgattgtaccactgcactccagcctgggcaacagagcaagaccctgtctctaagaaaaaaaaaaaaaaaaaaaggtaatgcaCACTCACTATAGATAATTtggaaaagattaaaaagcataaagaagaagaaaaatctccaCCCAGAATCCCATCAGCCAAAGACAGCCACTGCTGGCCTGTGTCTGAGCAGCTTTTGGCCACGACGAGGGTCTGCGTCCTTACCCGAAGCCCCCACCTCTTCTCCACAGGAGTTCTATGGGGAAGATGCCAAGAAGTCCCGGGACTATGGAAGAATCATTAGTGCTCGGCACTTCCAGAGGGTGATGGGCCTGATTGAGGGCCAGAAGGTGGCTTATGGGGGCACCGGGGATGCGGCCACTCGCTACATAGGTGCGTGACCCCTGAAGGGCATAGCCCACCTGCCCAGGCCACAGGGGTCCCCAGCAAGTTCACAGCAAGTGGGCACAGATACTTGATAAGCAGACATGACCTCGGGTTGGGTATAAACTGCTTTCACCAGGGAGCCTGGGGTAGACTCTAGCAGGCAGGGGCTGAGGACAGCCCCTGCTCCAGCCTCAGAATCCCCTCTCCCAACAAAGGCCCAGAAAGAGGGGCCTCATCTCCCCGCCCCTCTGTAGCAGCAGGAGCAGGGACAGCAGAGGCCATAGGAGCCCCAGGTGTGCCAAGCCGTGAGGGGCCCCCAGTGCCCAGGCTGTGGGTCACCACATGGGGCCCACTTGGCCCCGAGTTTGTCAAGGAGACAAGAGAATTCTGGCAGGGCATCGGGTGGCCGGCGGGTGCAGTGCCTGCTCCTGGAGACAGATCTCGGGTCCTTCCATACAGGTTAACCTGTAGTTGTCCCCAGTGGTCTGCCCAGATGGCACCCGGGACACAGGTGCCTGCGGCACCTCTCTGGGGCCTCGTCCCTGCCCTTTTCCAAGCCTGGGCAGCTTCGCCTGGAATAGGTTGGGTCTAGGTGCTTGCATTTTCCAACCGCGTGGGGGTCTCTGTGCCATCCAACTCTGGCttgtttcctgcctcagcccccaccaTCCTCACGGACGTGGACCCCCAGTCCCCGGTGATGCAGGAGGAGATCTTCGGGCCTGTGCTGCCCATCGTGTGCGTGCGCAGCCTGGAGGAGGCCATCCAGTTCATCAACCAGCGCGAGAAGCCCCTGGCCCTCTACGTGTTCTCCAGCAACGACAAGGTGGGCAGTGGGCCTGGGGTGCCCTCCTCCAGGGTCCTGGGGcccacagacctgggttcaaactgCAGCTTCACTGTtctctggctgtgtgaccttgggcaagtcaatgGATCTTTCTGAGCTCCTTTCACCTCATCTCTAAGATCAGGACAGCAGCATCACCTGAGGGCATTGAATGAGCGATCCTTGCCCAGGGCCCTGCACACAGGCGTGGGGGCGGCTGCTGTCGCTCTTTGCTCGTGTGGTGCTGAGGGCCACGCGGTCTGCGGGAAGAGCGGGAGACGGCGGCTAGGGCTCTGCCTCCACCTGCTCCTGTCCCTGTGGCTCCAGGCTGTACccaggcagggtggggtggggggctgtggCATCCTGTGGACAGGAGACTGAGGTCAGTGGCTGGGTCCTGGTGCAGGTGATTAAGAAGATGATTGCAGAGACATCCAGCGGTGGGGTGACGGCCAACGATGTCATCGTCCACATCACCTTGCACTCTCTGCCCTTTGGGGGAGTGGGTGAGTCTGGGGCTGAGCttgctgcctccctgcctccctcggGGGCCCCCAGGGTTGGGCACCCTCACCCAGCAAATTCAGGAGGGGCCGCCTCCTGTGGCCCAGGCCGCAGCTTCCTGCTAACCTCTTCCATCTGGGCCTTGGCCTCTGCCTGCCATCCATCAGACACACTTAACCTGGGAGTCTAGAGGGTCCTAGAGGTCACCTGGTGCACCAGCCTGTTTCATGGAGGCCTGAGAAAGGTGACCCaggccaaaggtcacacagctatttaGTGGCAGACCTGGGATTAGACCCTTGCTGGGCACTCCCACTGTTGTCCCCAGCGTGGATGCCCTGGGGACACCCTGG is from Macaca thibetana thibetana isolate TM-01 chromosome 16, ASM2454274v1, whole genome shotgun sequence and encodes:
- the ALDH3A1 gene encoding aldehyde dehydrogenase, dimeric NADP-preferring; amino-acid sequence: MSKISEAVKRARAAFSSGRTRPLQFRIQQLEALRRLIQEREQELVGALAADLHKNEWNAYYEEVVYVLEEIEYMIQKLPEWAADEPVEKTPQTQQDELYIHSEPLGVVLVIGTWNYPFNLTIQPMVGAIAAGNAVVLKPSELSENMASLLATIIPQYLDKDLYPVINGGVPETTELLKERFDHILYTGSTGVGKIVMTAAAQHLTPVTLELGGKSPCYVDKNCGLDVACRRIAWGKFMNSGQTCVAPDYILCDPSIQNQIVEKLKKSLKEFYGEDAKKSRDYGRIISARHFQRVMGLIEGQKVAYGGTGDAATRYIAPTILTDVDPQSPVMQEEIFGPVLPIVCVRSLEEAIQFINQREKPLALYVFSSNDKVIKKMIAETSSGGVTANDVIVHITLHSLPFGGVGNSGMGSYHGKKSFETFSHRRSCLVRSLMNDEALKVRYPPSPAKMTWH